Below is a window of Candidatus Poribacteria bacterium DNA.
GCTTTAACTGACGACTGATGACTGAAAACTACGCTTCTGACAACTGGTGACTGGTAACTGGTAACTAATAACTATTCCGGTTTCATGGATTCGCCGTGCAACAAGAATGCACGGATGTCATAACGTCCAGGACGTTCGATCGGTAAATCACCGTTCTCAATCATCAGATCGAGTGGGTTAGCATGCGTCCGCAACGGCAATTGAACGACTTCGTGCATGCGTGCCGATTCATAGATTGCCATGATAATCTCAACAGCAGCGCGTCCGTGTTTCGCTTCCCCGCGGTGTTCGGGACCGCCTTCAATCCACTCAATGAGTTCAGTGGCTTGGGCAACGTGCTGGTTCGTGCCATCAGAGGGACGTTCTTCCCAGTCTGTCGCTTTATTGTTCAGAAGACGGACACGTCCTTCCGTTACGTCCGCGATACCGTCTGTACCGTAGACAATGCCACCTTGGTAATTCGGCCTACCGATTTCTTGTAAAAGCATGCCGATGCAGCCGTTCTCAAAGCCGACGACACCAGCACTCCGGTCCTCAATCTGAATATCGCGTTCATAACGCTCGGTTTTACGTTCAACGTTGCCAATCACCCACGTCGGCGCAGGATCACTAAGGACATAGCGCATCATATCAAACAGGTGTGAACAGTCATTCAATAAACCCTGGCCGCCGTGACAGACAATCTGTCTCGGTTCACCGATCGCGCCGTCAGCGATGAGGTTTCGGGCATCTGTCCATGCGGAGTTGAATCGGCGTTGGTGTCCGATGACGACTTTCACATCCGTCCGTCTGGCAGCGATCAACATTTCATCGCACTCACCCAGACTCACACCCATCGGTTTTTCACAAAGCACTGCCTTTGGGCTTCGGGCACACGCCGCTATTGTCATCGGCGCATGGAGTTTATGCCACGTCGCAACACTCACAATGTCAAGGTTCTCGTTATCCAACATCTCGCGCGCATCCAAATAACAGTTTTCCCCAGGGACATCGTAGGTGTCCGAGAACTTATCAAGTGCCGCTTGAACCGGATCGGCGAGCGCGACAATCTCCGTCTGTTCAACGCCCTGATAACCGCGGGCGTGGGCATTGGCAATGCCACCACATCCAATAATTCCAACGCGATATTTAGAGGTTCCCATATTCGCACTTCCTATTTTCTAAAAAAATTAAATTTTTTGTTGCCTTTTCACAGAAATTACGTATTACAAGACACGTTGTCATATTTTATAAAATTATCAAAGATGAGGAAAGTATAGATGAGTTTCCTTATAGCACTCGCCGTCCTTTGGATTAACGTGCTTGTCAGATTCTCCAGACACTCCTAAATCCAGTCAGCGTTTCAAGATTAAGTGGCATAAAAGGCTACAATGCTTAGTTCCATAGTAGCCTTTTGCCTATAATTTGTCTTGTGAATGGTGATAGTTATCCTACTGGCTAATTACTGCCTGTCTCTTCACCGAAATGCGACGCAACAATGACTAAATCCTGAATATTAACCGTGCCGTCACCGTTCAAATCGCCTTTCAGATCTTCTCCAGACTCACCAAATTGACCAGCAACAAGCACTAAATCCTGAATATTAACAACGCCATCATCGTTAACATCCCAAGGTGTCAGCATCTTTACAGTCGTTGTCGTTGTGACTTCGGCAGTCATCGTGCTATCCGTTCCAGAGGTTCCCGTCACACTGATAGTATACTCACCCGGTGTTGTAAATAGATCCCCAGCGACCATCAATGTCACTTCTGCGGATGCACCCGCCTCAAGTTTGATCGAACTTTCGCTGAGCGTACCGAGCACACTGCCTTCAATACCGACCTCTGCTGAGGCTTCAAGCGATACCGTATCCATCATATTACCAGTATTCGTAACTTTAAGGGTATAACTCACGCCTTCAACCGCATCCGTTGTGGAGAGGGCATCATCGCCGACGACTTCTAATGACACGCCTGCTATTACTGGTATCTCTATAGTCGTTGTGGTCGTAGCTTCAGCAGTCATCGTGCTATCGGTGCCAGAGGTCGCCGTCACAGTGATAGCATAATCACCCGGTGTTGTAAATAGATCCCCTTTAACCCTGAATGTCACTTCTTTAGATGCTCCGGCTTCAAGTTCGATTGAGCGTTCGCTGTCGCTGATACCGCCAAGCACGCTGCCTTCAATACCGACCTCTGC
It encodes the following:
- a CDS encoding Gfo/Idh/MocA family oxidoreductase, which translates into the protein MGTSKYRVGIIGCGGIANAHARGYQGVEQTEIVALADPVQAALDKFSDTYDVPGENCYLDAREMLDNENLDIVSVATWHKLHAPMTIAACARSPKAVLCEKPMGVSLGECDEMLIAARRTDVKVVIGHQRRFNSAWTDARNLIADGAIGEPRQIVCHGGQGLLNDCSHLFDMMRYVLSDPAPTWVIGNVERKTERYERDIQIEDRSAGVVGFENGCIGMLLQEIGRPNYQGGIVYGTDGIADVTEGRVRLLNNKATDWEERPSDGTNQHVAQATELIEWIEGGPEHRGEAKHGRAAVEIIMAIYESARMHEVVQLPLRTHANPLDLMIENGDLPIERPGRYDIRAFLLHGESMKPE